One segment of Micromonospora parathelypteridis DNA contains the following:
- a CDS encoding VOC family protein yields the protein MRTVYPVFRYPDPRSAIDWLCAAFGFQVHAVHEAPDGTVAHAELVLDTGMIMLGGRADATPRSADDDCPIYVAVPDVDAHCAQARAAGAEITQEPFDTDYGSRDYAARDLAGNVWAFGTYRP from the coding sequence ATGCGAACTGTCTATCCTGTCTTCCGTTACCCCGATCCCCGCTCCGCGATCGACTGGCTCTGCGCCGCCTTCGGCTTCCAGGTGCACGCCGTGCACGAGGCACCGGACGGCACGGTCGCGCACGCCGAACTCGTCCTCGACACCGGCATGATCATGCTGGGCGGTCGAGCGGACGCGACGCCCAGGTCGGCCGATGACGACTGCCCGATCTACGTGGCGGTGCCGGACGTCGACGCCCACTGCGCCCAGGCCCGCGCGGCCGGTGCCGAAATCACCCAGGAGCCGTTCGACACCGACTACGGCTCCCGTGACTACGCCGCCCGCGACCTGGCCGGGAACGTCTGGGCCTTCGGCACCTACCGGCCCTGA
- a CDS encoding helix-turn-helix domain-containing protein, with translation MPLPTSPVIRRVRLGAELRQLRRREALTLEQVCDRLGWASTSKLSRIELGQSRPDLADVLDLLDIYKVPTPARDALIVIARDAATSRGWWKTLGEMSERQRTYAELEAGAADIVEYQPTVVPGLLQTPEYARVLVAAGAQLTPEVDVEAEVRARALRQEVLRRAYPPRYTAVLAAAVCEPGDLPVAVWREQLRHLVAVTGLSHVTVRLLPPGAAGGGLHPLTPYSCYAFPDPADPRTVMIEALTTDVRLATVLDVDRYERMTEALLAAALSAEETVTALARRAGE, from the coding sequence ATGCCGCTGCCAACGAGTCCTGTCATTCGACGTGTACGCCTCGGCGCAGAACTGCGCCAACTACGTCGGCGCGAGGCGCTGACCCTGGAGCAGGTCTGCGACCGGCTGGGCTGGGCCTCGACGTCGAAACTGTCCCGCATCGAGCTGGGCCAGAGCCGCCCGGACCTCGCCGATGTGCTCGATCTGCTGGACATCTACAAGGTGCCGACGCCGGCCCGGGACGCGCTGATCGTGATCGCTCGGGACGCGGCGACCAGCCGAGGCTGGTGGAAGACGCTGGGCGAGATGAGCGAACGGCAGCGCACCTACGCCGAGTTGGAGGCGGGCGCCGCCGACATCGTCGAGTACCAGCCGACGGTGGTGCCGGGGCTGCTCCAGACGCCCGAGTACGCCCGGGTTCTGGTCGCGGCAGGCGCCCAGCTCACGCCGGAGGTCGACGTGGAGGCGGAGGTGCGCGCCCGGGCGCTGCGGCAGGAGGTGCTGAGGCGGGCCTACCCGCCGCGCTACACGGCGGTGCTCGCCGCGGCCGTCTGCGAGCCGGGTGACCTGCCGGTAGCGGTCTGGCGGGAGCAGTTGCGGCACCTGGTCGCCGTGACCGGGCTGTCCCATGTCACGGTGCGGCTGTTGCCACCTGGGGCGGCCGGCGGCGGGCTGCACCCGCTCACGCCGTACTCCTGCTATGCCTTTCCCGACCCGGCGGACCCGCGGACGGTGATGATCGAGGCGTTGACCACCGACGTCCGGTTGGCCACGGTGCTCGACGTCGACCGCTACGAGCGGATGACCGAGGCGTTGCTGGCGGCCGCCCTGTCCGCGGAGGAGACGGTCACCGCGCTGGCTCGGCGCGCCGGCGAGTAG
- a CDS encoding AAA family ATPase: protein MVVGKFYPPHAGHHALIEAAAARCATVTVVVAPSRRESIPLTLRLEWLREAHARTPWVRFVGRYDDHPVDYADPAVWDAHCAVFREAVGSGRVDAVFSSEAYGAELARRFDAVPVSVDLDRRTVPVSGTAVRADPAGHWRWLSPPVRAWFVRRVVVVGAESTGTTTMAAALAAHYGTPWVPEYGRELTARKLARLRERTPEVTVFDVTWDRDDFRTVVREQQAAEDAAARTSGPLLVCDTDARATAVWEERYLGSASPEVRAAARRPALYLLTDHRDVPFADDGLRDGEHLRSWMTERFRAELAGCGVPVVELVGSHAERLARAVRACDDLLAAGWSLADPIDAPDSH, encoded by the coding sequence ATGGTGGTGGGGAAGTTCTACCCGCCGCACGCCGGGCACCACGCGCTGATCGAGGCCGCCGCCGCCCGCTGCGCCACGGTCACCGTCGTCGTGGCCCCCTCGCGGCGGGAGTCCATTCCGCTCACGCTGCGGCTGGAATGGCTGCGGGAGGCGCATGCGCGCACCCCGTGGGTCCGCTTCGTCGGCCGGTACGACGACCACCCGGTGGACTACGCCGACCCGGCCGTCTGGGACGCGCACTGCGCGGTGTTCCGCGAGGCGGTCGGGTCGGGGCGGGTGGACGCGGTCTTCTCGTCGGAGGCGTACGGCGCGGAGTTGGCTCGACGCTTCGACGCCGTACCCGTGTCGGTGGATCTGGATCGGCGGACCGTTCCGGTGTCCGGGACGGCCGTCCGCGCGGACCCGGCGGGTCACTGGCGGTGGTTGAGCCCGCCGGTGCGGGCCTGGTTCGTGCGCCGGGTGGTGGTGGTCGGCGCGGAGTCGACCGGCACCACCACGATGGCGGCAGCGCTCGCGGCGCACTACGGCACGCCGTGGGTGCCGGAGTATGGCCGGGAGTTGACCGCCCGCAAGCTGGCCCGGTTGCGCGAGCGCACACCGGAGGTGACGGTCTTCGACGTGACCTGGGACCGGGACGACTTTCGCACGGTGGTCCGCGAGCAGCAGGCGGCCGAGGATGCGGCGGCCCGGACGAGCGGGCCACTGCTGGTCTGCGACACCGACGCGCGGGCCACGGCGGTGTGGGAGGAGCGCTACCTGGGCAGCGCGTCTCCGGAGGTGCGGGCGGCGGCCCGTCGGCCGGCGCTGTACCTGCTGACGGATCACCGGGATGTGCCCTTCGCTGATGACGGGCTGCGCGACGGCGAGCATCTGCGGAGTTGGATGACCGAGCGGTTCCGTGCCGAGTTGGCGGGGTGCGGCGTGCCGGTGGTGGAGCTGGTCGGGTCGCACGCGGAGCGACTGGCCCGGGCGGTGCGGGCCTGCGACGACCTGCTCGCCGCCGGTTGGTCGCTCGCCGACCCGATCGACGCCCCCGACTCGCACTAG
- the pnuC gene encoding nicotinamide riboside transporter PnuC, which translates to MIIDWLTGTAFQVAGTGTTWAELLGFLTGVLTVWLVARQKIANWPIGIANALLLMLLFWTAGLYADAGLQIVYVTLGCYGWWHWLFGGERRSRLLVSRTGRREWLVLLVVGLLLTGGLWALLDRATDSTVPLPDALTTALSLLATYGQTRKRVESWWLWITADLIYIPLYAYKELYLTAVLYLVFLALCVLGLRAWRADLRRVDRPTPVPPGPAPVAA; encoded by the coding sequence GTGATCATTGACTGGCTCACCGGCACCGCGTTCCAGGTGGCCGGTACGGGCACCACGTGGGCGGAGCTGCTGGGGTTCCTGACCGGTGTGCTCACCGTCTGGTTGGTGGCCCGGCAGAAGATCGCGAACTGGCCCATCGGCATCGCCAACGCGCTGCTGCTCATGCTGCTGTTCTGGACCGCCGGTCTGTACGCCGACGCGGGGCTGCAGATCGTGTACGTCACGCTGGGCTGCTACGGCTGGTGGCACTGGCTGTTCGGTGGCGAGCGGCGGAGCCGCCTTCTGGTGAGCCGGACCGGGCGCCGGGAGTGGCTGGTCCTGCTCGTCGTCGGGTTGCTGCTGACCGGTGGGCTGTGGGCCCTGTTGGACCGGGCCACCGACTCGACCGTGCCGTTGCCGGACGCGTTGACCACGGCGCTGTCCCTGCTGGCCACGTACGGGCAGACCCGCAAGCGGGTGGAGAGCTGGTGGCTCTGGATCACCGCGGACCTGATCTACATCCCGTTGTACGCGTACAAGGAGCTGTACCTGACCGCCGTCCTGTACCTGGTCTTCCTCGCCCTGTGTGTGCTCGGGCTGCGCGCCTGGCGGGCCGACCTGCGTCGGGTCGACCGGCCGACCCCCGTCCCGCCCGGCCCGGCCCCGGTCGCCGCGTGA
- a CDS encoding helix-turn-helix domain-containing protein codes for MAPVGEMVLGLPDVRLRPFVDRYIGYRERADVPLVRRESAGVFVVLILGWGAPLDVTDPRSAERGATNVDSFVAGTFDGWCATRTMGVGEGVELLLAPLTARRLLGLPLSELTNRAVGVGQLPGRWLDQLRGRLAEAAGWPERFALLDRVLADRLAASPPVDTRLDWAWRWLVAGGGQEGVGALADELGWSRRHLASRFRKDVGLPPKMVARLLRFQQAYAALADVGATIGAGAGAGAGPPTDAGRSAAGAGSAGATRAVDWAEVAARCGYYDQSHLIRDFHEFAGATPAALLAARSMAG; via the coding sequence GTGGCACCGGTCGGGGAGATGGTTCTTGGGCTGCCCGACGTCCGGCTGCGCCCGTTCGTCGACCGGTACATCGGCTACCGGGAACGGGCGGACGTGCCCCTGGTCCGCCGGGAGTCGGCGGGCGTGTTCGTGGTGCTGATCCTGGGCTGGGGCGCGCCGCTGGACGTGACCGACCCGCGCAGCGCGGAGCGCGGGGCCACGAATGTCGACTCGTTCGTGGCCGGCACCTTCGACGGTTGGTGCGCCACCCGCACGATGGGTGTGGGGGAGGGCGTCGAGTTGCTGCTCGCCCCACTGACCGCCCGCAGGCTCCTCGGTCTGCCGCTCAGCGAGCTGACCAACCGGGCCGTGGGCGTCGGGCAGCTCCCGGGCCGTTGGCTGGATCAGCTGCGCGGCCGGCTCGCCGAGGCGGCGGGCTGGCCGGAACGGTTCGCCCTGCTCGACAGGGTGCTCGCCGACCGGCTGGCGGCGTCCCCGCCGGTGGACACCCGGCTGGACTGGGCGTGGCGATGGCTCGTCGCCGGCGGTGGGCAGGAGGGTGTGGGTGCGCTCGCCGACGAACTGGGCTGGAGCCGGCGGCACCTCGCCTCCCGGTTCCGGAAGGACGTGGGGCTGCCGCCCAAGATGGTCGCCCGACTGCTGCGCTTCCAGCAGGCGTACGCGGCGCTGGCCGACGTGGGCGCGACCATCGGGGCGGGTGCCGGGGCGGGTGCCGGGCCGCCGACCGACGCCGGGCGGTCCGCGGCCGGTGCGGGGTCGGCCGGCGCGACACGGGCCGTCGACTGGGCCGAGGTGGCGGCGCGCTGCGGTTACTACGACCAGTCCCACCTGATCCGGGACTTTCACGAGTTCGCGGGGGCGACTCCGGCCGCGCTGCTCGCCGCCCGGTCGATGGCCGGCTGA
- a CDS encoding C40 family peptidase, which yields MELQPGREAVVRVAVATLWTSPEAVRPVDRPALTAGVDIPAWVSGLNTDQQVGDCVLSQLLLGERVLVSELRPDGWARVVAVEQPAAKLDPRGYPGWLPADQLTAVDPATRTDTDHPLVVDATVTGLHAEPSGPVVLPGVVVGTRLTPAGPARDGWRPVHVPGRAAPLWLLDSHLVPAPAASPAAEQALAVAQRLLDVVYIWGGLSAHGIDCSGLVHLAWRRFGVLLPRDADDQAMATTPLALGAERPGDLYFFARPGRKIHHIGIVTALPGDDGQRRMLHACYRRRRVIEEPLPADRTATLVGAHRV from the coding sequence GTGGAGCTGCAACCGGGCCGCGAGGCCGTCGTCCGGGTCGCGGTGGCAACACTGTGGACCTCCCCCGAGGCGGTCCGTCCGGTCGACCGCCCGGCGCTGACCGCCGGAGTCGACATCCCGGCCTGGGTCTCCGGTCTGAACACCGACCAGCAGGTCGGCGACTGCGTGCTGAGCCAACTCCTGCTCGGCGAGCGGGTCCTCGTCAGCGAGTTGCGCCCGGACGGCTGGGCCCGGGTCGTCGCCGTTGAGCAGCCCGCCGCCAAGCTGGACCCACGCGGCTACCCGGGTTGGCTCCCCGCCGACCAGCTGACCGCGGTCGACCCGGCCACCCGCACCGACACCGACCACCCGCTGGTGGTCGACGCCACCGTCACCGGGCTGCACGCCGAGCCGAGTGGCCCGGTGGTGCTGCCCGGCGTGGTCGTCGGCACCCGCCTGACCCCGGCCGGCCCTGCCCGCGACGGTTGGCGGCCGGTACACGTCCCCGGGCGGGCCGCGCCGCTCTGGCTGCTCGACAGCCACCTGGTCCCGGCCCCGGCCGCGTCGCCGGCCGCCGAGCAGGCGCTCGCGGTGGCGCAGCGGCTGCTGGACGTGGTCTACATCTGGGGCGGTCTCTCCGCGCACGGCATCGACTGCTCGGGGCTCGTGCACCTGGCCTGGCGGCGATTCGGGGTGCTGCTACCCCGCGACGCCGACGACCAGGCCATGGCCACCACACCGCTGGCGCTGGGCGCGGAACGCCCCGGTGACCTCTACTTCTTCGCCCGGCCGGGCCGGAAGATCCACCACATCGGCATCGTCACCGCCCTGCCCGGCGACGACGGCCAGCGGCGGATGCTGCACGCCTGCTACCGGCGGCGGCGGGTCATCGAGGAGCCGCTGCCCGCCGATCGGACCGCCACGCTGGTCGGCGCACACCGGGTCTGA
- a CDS encoding TerC family protein — MDVSGLVWAGTLVALTAVLLVDLLIIGRRPHEPSVRESSLWVAFYVGLALLFGAGVWLTSGASAAGQFYTGWLTEYSLSVDNLFVFVIIMARFGVPRQYQQKVLLVGIVLALVMRGGFIAAGAALITQFSWVFYIFGAFLIYTAINLARQGEPDEDEFSENVLIRWSRKALPISKEYDGAKLTTHAAGRRLFTPMLIVMIAIGTTDLIFALDSIPAIFGITQEPYLVFTANVFALMGLRQLYFLLGGLLDRLIYLSYGLAVVLGFIGVKLVLEALADNNLPFINGGEHVGWAPHIPIWLSLLVIIGTLGVATAASLVKSSRDRRRELADARR; from the coding sequence TTGGACGTGTCCGGATTGGTGTGGGCGGGGACGCTTGTCGCACTGACTGCGGTCCTGCTTGTCGACCTGTTGATTATCGGTCGGCGTCCGCACGAGCCGAGTGTGCGGGAATCGAGCCTCTGGGTCGCCTTCTACGTCGGTCTTGCCCTGCTCTTCGGTGCGGGTGTCTGGCTGACCTCGGGCGCCAGCGCGGCCGGGCAGTTCTACACCGGCTGGCTCACCGAATACAGCCTCTCGGTGGACAACCTCTTCGTCTTCGTGATCATCATGGCCCGCTTCGGGGTGCCCCGGCAGTACCAGCAGAAGGTGCTGCTCGTCGGCATCGTGCTGGCGCTGGTGATGCGCGGCGGGTTCATCGCCGCCGGCGCGGCGCTGATCACGCAGTTCTCCTGGGTCTTCTACATCTTCGGCGCGTTCCTGATCTACACGGCGATCAACCTGGCCCGGCAGGGTGAGCCCGACGAGGACGAGTTCTCCGAGAACGTGCTGATCCGGTGGAGCCGCAAGGCGCTGCCGATCTCCAAGGAGTACGACGGCGCGAAGCTCACCACCCACGCGGCCGGCAGGCGACTGTTCACCCCGATGCTGATCGTGATGATCGCGATCGGCACCACCGACCTGATCTTCGCACTGGACTCGATCCCGGCGATCTTCGGCATCACGCAGGAGCCGTACCTGGTCTTCACCGCGAACGTCTTCGCGCTGATGGGCCTTCGTCAGCTCTACTTCCTGCTCGGTGGCCTGCTCGACCGGCTGATCTACCTGAGCTACGGCCTGGCCGTCGTGCTCGGCTTCATCGGGGTCAAGCTGGTGCTGGAGGCGTTGGCCGACAACAACCTGCCGTTCATCAACGGTGGCGAGCACGTCGGCTGGGCGCCGCACATCCCGATCTGGCTGTCGCTGCTGGTCATCATCGGCACCCTGGGTGTCGCCACCGCCGCCAGCCTGGTCAAGTCCTCCCGGGACCGGCGCCGCGAGCTGGCCGACGCCCGACGCTGA
- a CDS encoding antibiotic biosynthesis monooxygenase family protein, with the protein MVLEVALIDVLPGHEDAFAAAYAEGHPVLAGATGCRSVRMTRGIESPTRFVLLVEWDSVEAHEENFRATERFEKWRALIGPHFAGPPVVEHFLDVPA; encoded by the coding sequence ATGGTGCTTGAGGTCGCGCTCATCGACGTACTGCCCGGACACGAGGACGCGTTCGCCGCCGCGTACGCCGAGGGTCACCCCGTGCTCGCCGGGGCAACCGGCTGCCGGTCCGTGCGGATGACGCGGGGGATCGAGTCCCCCACCCGCTTCGTGCTGCTGGTCGAATGGGACTCGGTCGAGGCGCACGAGGAGAACTTCCGGGCCACCGAGCGGTTCGAGAAGTGGCGGGCGTTGATCGGACCGCACTTCGCCGGGCCGCCCGTGGTCGAGCACTTCCTCGACGTGCCGGCCTGA